From one Streptomyces sp. N50 genomic stretch:
- the tkt gene encoding transketolase has translation MNAHTPDSFEWTDLDRRAVDTARVLAADAVQKVGNGHPGTAMALAPAAYTIFQKVMRHDPADPEWTGRDRFVLSPGHTSLTLYTQLYLAGYELELDDLKAFRTHGSKTPGHPEYGHTAGVETTTGPLGQGVANAVGMAMAARYERGLFDPETPEGESPFDHTIWAIVSDGDLEEGISAEASSLAGHQKLGNLVFVYDDNHISIEGDTATAFSEDVLKRYEAYGWHTQRIEPAADGDVDPHALYTALKTAQAETERPSIIAMRTIIAWPAPNAQNTEAAHGSALGADEIAATKRVLGFDPEQSFEVADEVIAHSRKALDRGAEAHSTWDKQLDTWRGARPERAKLFDRIVAGQLPEGWEQSLPVFEEGSSVATRAASGKVLQALGTVLPELWGGSADLAGSNNTTIDKTSSFLPKGNPLPEADPYGRTIHFGIREHSMAAEMNGIALHGNTRVYGGTFLVFSDYMRNAVRLSALMQLPVTYVWTHDSIGLGEDGPTHQPVEHLASLRAIPGLNIVRPADANETAIAWAEILKRHATKPAPHGLALTRQGVPTYAPNSDAARGGYVLKDSSTETPDVVLIATGSEVHLAVEAREQLEAEGVGTRVVSMPSVEWFEEQSREYRDSVLPPSVKARVAVEAGIGLTWYRFVGDAGRIVSLEHFGASADAKTLFAEFGFTAENVAAAARESLAAARG, from the coding sequence ATGAACGCGCACACACCTGACAGCTTCGAGTGGACCGATCTCGACCGTCGAGCCGTCGACACCGCCCGTGTCCTGGCCGCTGACGCGGTCCAAAAGGTCGGCAACGGCCACCCGGGCACGGCGATGGCCCTGGCTCCCGCCGCGTACACGATCTTTCAGAAGGTGATGCGTCACGACCCCGCGGATCCCGAGTGGACCGGCCGTGACCGTTTCGTCCTCTCCCCCGGCCACACCTCGCTGACGCTGTACACGCAGCTGTACCTCGCCGGGTACGAGCTGGAGCTGGACGACCTGAAGGCGTTCCGGACGCACGGCTCGAAGACGCCTGGTCACCCCGAGTACGGGCACACGGCCGGTGTGGAGACCACGACAGGACCGCTCGGACAGGGCGTCGCCAACGCGGTGGGCATGGCGATGGCCGCCCGCTACGAGCGCGGCCTGTTCGACCCCGAGACCCCTGAGGGCGAGTCGCCCTTCGACCACACGATCTGGGCGATCGTCTCCGACGGCGACCTGGAGGAGGGCATCTCCGCCGAGGCCTCCTCCCTCGCGGGCCACCAGAAGCTCGGCAACCTCGTCTTCGTCTACGACGACAACCACATCTCCATCGAGGGCGACACCGCGACCGCCTTCTCCGAGGACGTCCTGAAGCGGTACGAGGCCTACGGCTGGCACACCCAGCGCATCGAGCCCGCCGCCGACGGCGACGTCGACCCCCACGCGCTGTACACGGCGCTGAAGACGGCGCAGGCCGAGACCGAGCGCCCCTCGATCATCGCGATGCGCACGATCATCGCCTGGCCCGCCCCGAACGCGCAGAACACCGAGGCCGCCCACGGCTCCGCGCTCGGCGCCGACGAGATCGCCGCCACCAAGCGCGTCCTCGGCTTCGACCCGGAGCAGTCCTTCGAGGTCGCCGACGAGGTCATCGCCCACAGCCGCAAGGCCCTGGACCGGGGCGCCGAGGCGCACTCGACCTGGGACAAGCAGCTCGACACCTGGCGCGGCGCCCGGCCCGAGCGCGCGAAGCTCTTCGACCGGATCGTCGCCGGTCAGCTCCCCGAGGGCTGGGAGCAGTCCCTGCCGGTCTTCGAGGAGGGCTCCTCCGTCGCCACCCGCGCCGCCTCCGGCAAGGTCCTCCAGGCACTTGGAACGGTCCTGCCCGAGCTGTGGGGCGGCTCCGCCGACCTCGCCGGCTCGAACAACACCACCATCGACAAGACCTCGTCCTTCCTCCCGAAGGGCAACCCGCTGCCGGAGGCCGACCCGTACGGCCGTACGATCCACTTCGGTATTCGCGAGCACTCGATGGCGGCCGAGATGAACGGGATCGCCCTGCACGGCAACACCCGTGTCTACGGCGGCACCTTCCTGGTGTTCTCCGACTACATGCGCAACGCCGTGCGCCTCTCCGCGCTGATGCAGCTCCCGGTGACGTACGTCTGGACCCACGACTCCATCGGTCTCGGCGAGGACGGCCCCACCCACCAGCCGGTCGAGCACCTCGCCTCGCTGCGCGCCATCCCGGGCCTGAACATCGTGCGCCCGGCCGACGCCAACGAGACCGCGATCGCCTGGGCCGAGATCCTCAAGCGGCACGCCACGAAGCCGGCCCCGCACGGCCTCGCGCTGACCCGTCAGGGCGTGCCCACCTACGCGCCCAACTCCGATGCTGCGCGCGGTGGTTACGTCCTCAAGGACTCCTCCACCGAGACCCCGGACGTCGTGCTCATCGCGACCGGTTCCGAGGTGCACCTCGCCGTCGAGGCGCGGGAGCAGCTGGAGGCCGAGGGCGTGGGTACCCGGGTGGTGTCGATGCCGTCCGTGGAGTGGTTCGAGGAGCAGTCGCGCGAGTACCGCGACAGCGTCCTTCCGCCGTCCGTGAAGGCCCGCGTTGCGGTCGAGGCCGGGATCGGTCTCACGTGGTACCGGTTCGTGGGTGACGCAGGACGCATCGTCTCCCTCGAACACTTCGGCGCCTCCGCCGATGCCAAGACCCTGTTCGCCGAGTTCGGTTTCACGGCCGAGAACGTCGCCGCCGCAGCACGGGAATCCCTTGCCGCCGCGCGCGGTTGA